The following is a genomic window from Chionomys nivalis chromosome 24, mChiNiv1.1, whole genome shotgun sequence.
TCCTTATGAAACCTACGATCTACCACCATATATGGGCTATGAAGCAGAATTCAGACCCTGCCTACCCTCTGAAAGATTCAAGGTAAACTAGTATACAGTACATCACTGGTTCATTATATCTGCTTTCTGGAAATTTGTTGGCCATCATTTCTACAAAACACTACACTGGACCTCTGCATGCACTCACCTTGACTCCATCAGATCCCAATACCCTGGAATAATTCCAAGCACTATTCCACTCGTCTGGACTACCTCTTGTCCCATATTGCCTTCCTGTTTATGGCAGATCCAAGTTTTTGCGGTCTTACCTGACTAAATCTATCAAGTTCCTTTCTAGCACTGAATTATTTTGCAAGTGTAAGCTAGGATGTTTTTATTTGCCCAGTGccaacacagagaagaaaaacatgcTATTTACTACCCTCTtgtggaaagaagaaacagaacccAAAACCAAGAGAAGTCCCAAGTCTTGCCACAGTAGGGTAAGTTCAGGGAAACAGGCAAGCACTTGCCAACCATTCCAATGTACAAAGCAGAATGGAAGACATTTGGTAATGCTACTTATGCCAAAGCCCCACAGAAGCACCAGAATACTGAAAGACCATGCAGGTTGTGTAAGACACTCTCTTCTGCCCCATCTTCCCTTTTACCAGGATTGAAGGCCCATCAAGTCTACTTCCTAGAAGGACAATCACAAGTTAGGTGGTCAAGACTCAACTGTGGCACCCAGTTAGACTTCTTAGGCAACCAGCACAGAATCCACTCAGACCCTTTCTATTAAGAGCATTCTCCAGACAAGGATCGGGTTACTCAACCACACATTTTCTAGACACCCAGTGCACTTACAAACCCATTTGTTTTTAAGAGTGCAACGGTTTTTATTTGCTGAAAAAGtccaattttaatttttctttaaagcataCAAAGGCCATCTAATCTTCAGACTCTGAGCCATCTTCATCCTGACTAATCTGGAAATAGCGAAGTTCGTAGGTCTCCTTGTCAGATGCAACCACACGAAGCCAGTCACGGAGATTATTCTTCTTAAGGTATTTCTTGGTAAGATACTTCAAATACCTTGGAGACAAACCATGACTTCATTTAGATATATAATTCCTACTATGGAGGTGCACATTGCCACATTTTCTCCCCAAATCCACTAGTCCTTCATTTCTAAGAGACAAGGACAAGAGCAGTTGCTCAAGCCCATGTTCTGTTTACCTCCCATGAAATCCGCTGCCCCTCTACCTACACTAAACCATTTTTCTTTGAAACCAGCAGGGAGAACAGCAATAACAGCCTCCTCACCCTGTCTCTAATGTACAAACACCTTAACGGattaaaatgttacattttataCATTCCATTACAATTTAAAACACAAGAACTAACCTTTTAGAGAACTGTTTCTCAGAAACAACTGTGATTTTATTCTTCAAGCGTTCAATGTGAACAACATTTCCAAGATTTCCAGTTTTCCCATTGACTTTAACCTTCTCCCGGAGAAACTGTTCCtgttcagaaagagaaaaagtgcACAACTAGGGAAGGGAACCCTAGACGGTCACTAGGGAAGGCACCCTAGGAGCACAGTTCAGGTTAATACCAGGCACGACATTTAAACGCCAAGTATAAAgtcacagaaagagagacacttACGAAGTTTCCAGAATCAAAAATTCCATCTTCCACCGGATGAGTGAGGTCCAAATGGAACCTCCAGGTCGACTTCTTAGGCTTCTTGTCTTTCTGCTACAAGCACAATTATGATGGCGTCAATGCATGGTACTCAGCACATTTCcaagaaaaatacatagaaatacCACTGAATACCTAAAGGAGGCTGTACTGCATGGAAAGGGAACACTTATTAACCAACGAAAACTTTACATTTTGCCACTACGTGCCTCACAAAtggaaagcaatgttagaacacATAGGGagattatttgctttttttcaaagaactgtTTTGTATTGTAATTAACAACTTCAATTCAAAATACTACCTGCTTCTGTCTAAATTTAAGCCtgcatacacagagaaattcttttCCCTATGCTTTGTTCCAATTCGTCCAAACAGATCCACCCAAATGACTCCCAATTGGTAAGTCTTTCTCCTGAGGTAGCTTTGCCAACTGTTCCCTGTAATGTTAAATTGGAAGCGTCACCCCaggccctggcatccatcccagtcccctggcctgggagttgcgtttggtctggactccaaatcccagcatgcctccCCAGGGGAGGGTTAGGAACaccccacagggtatttaagtgggcgcCCCGAGGACATTCCCCACCCTCCACTTATCACAAACGCGGAACTAGCACTTGAACCAATCGTGAAGGGACTCGATTTACTCACGGCCGTGGAACGAACAGGTAACCTTGGTGTGTTTAAGGCCTCGTTAGCATTACTCACCTTTGAATCCTAACTCAACCACCCAAAACGTCTTGTTAAAATTGCTTTCCAAAAAGGTTTAAACCCCGGTTCTCGTATCGCTAAGGTCCCGACTTTAACATATACAACGGCGGACGGGCCACGTAACCGCGGTGACAGGTCACCAGGAGCCAGGGAGAAATCAGGAGGCCCTGAGACCGACCTCGCGAGCCATAGCCTGGGTAAACTACCGGCGGGCCCGCCCAGCTCCGCCAGGCCGCATGGCAGCCACGGAAGCTTCCGAAGCCCCGCATTCTATCTCATCGGTAGAGATCCCGGGGCGACGCTACGGCCCACGGTCTTCCTACTGAGGCGCCCCCACTCCTGTTCGCTGGACGCAGAAGCTACCTAGTTTACGCTAAAACGACCGCACGCGCGTACACTCACCGGCGCCATATTGTCCCGCGGCCGTGGGAAGGAACGAGCCGCCGGTGCGCGCACGCTTTTATATGGACGTGTGACGTCATACGCAGAGCGCGCAAGCCGTGGGCAACTCGGAACCGGATGTGGGCTGGCGTGCTTCTTCAGTCACCTAGGAAACGGAGGCGTGGCGTTGGGCTCCCTCCTGCGCCATCTAGCGGGCAGCGGTCGTTAAACTGGGTTCCTCTGCTCTTGGCCATGGGCTTCCCAAATTTACAAGCCAGAGTGAAGTATGTTCAAGGGTGCAGGAGTCATCTTTCTCAACTCCGGGCAAGGCCGAGTCTCACGCTGGCTTAGGATCCTCTCTATTATATTGCGATTATAATCCTCCCGAGAAAAAGttctatgtttatatttttacgGTCGAGGATGTCTCACTATGGAGCCTTGGCTATCACGGAAGCCATGAAGACTAgattggttttgaactcacaagGTACCTTCCAGCCTCTGCTTCATAAGTgatgggatcaaagatgtgcaccaccacacctggtagACAGATGTATTTCCAACAAATTATAAATTTAACTCGTTGGACTTACTTGATACTGGATTCTGAATAACTGagtcagttaaaaaaaaagaacacaggatATTTTCGATTAAGTTTATTGTAAAACTTGTATTATGTGACCatctaaaataactaaaatacatTGTTATAAATGACTTGTAACTTATGGCTATTCTGatagtaaagaaaaagaatattttgagGGCCAAAAGGCAAGCTATGCTCATACATATCTGGAGTTTGAATTAGCTCTGCCAAGATAGAATTGCAAATCTAAAAGTGCAGTTAATGCTAGCTTGGACCGCTGCCAGGAAGAAGCACAGATGCTCTCTGGAGAAACACATCTTTGATCTAGTCAAGAAGAATTCCCTGAGCTAAGCTTCCAGAATTATGAGCTGGCAAGTTTTTAAATCACTAAATACATAGGAAAACAAACCACTATGAATAAAGATCAACCACCCATACTTTTCAAATCAGATCACAGAGCCTGCATATATTGAAAATATTCAGAACATAAAATAAGCATTTGCTGTATGATGAAGAGCTAAGCATATAGCAAAACATGAGGGGACCAGAGAGTTAAATTTTCTCAGTATTTAAAACGTAAACCACAAAAAACTTCTTgtacttaaaaatacaaaagctgagttataaagaactttaaaaagttaTGCTAAACAGGAGGCTAGACACAGCTGTAGCGGAAAATCAAAAACTCAACCAAACTGCAATAGAACGTTAAAGAGGAGCTGAGCCTAGTGTGTGCCAGCAGTCCTTCAGGAGGTTGCAGCAGGATCGCTTGGTTCCATGAGTTTGAAATCAGCTGACAACATATTGAAactttgaagaaaacaaacaacaacaaaaaaatagagaggaaaagaaggaaaaggaggaatgtGAAGGCTGACTAGAAGGTCTAGCAGGTAAAAGTGTTTGTTAGCGAGCCTGTTGAGCAGAGTTCAATTCCAGAGCctatggtgaaaggagagagcagaCTTCCAAagtctgtcctctgacttccacatgcacgtGGTGGCAGGCACACATGTAGCATTAgacataacacacatgcacagacagacacacagacacacgcataccagtaataaaatgaaattggAAAAAAGGAggacagaagcaaacaaaaaggaaggaattatagaaacaacaacaacaacaacaaaatagattCAAGACAAGGATGCCAGAGTTCCTGCTATCTGTAAATGGGACTAGCTGGGAGATCCAGTGGGATATACCagagataatagaaaaaaaaacaaacgaacaaacaaacaaacaaaaacagacaaatgacTGCATTCTCAGATTCTGGAAGCCTAGCAAATCCCAAGTAGAACAATTTAAAAGAGACAGTCCTCTATATACATTTTAGTGAGCCTTCaggacacaaaaacaaaattatttccaaaGAATCCAAAGAGGGAAAATCCAAAATATCCACTAAAGGACCTGATATCACACCAGCAATAATAAAGACAGCAGTGTGACAGCTATAAAGAATAAAACTTGAAGGTGCATTTCAGACATTTTTAGATAACAGAATTCCTTGTTTTCTGCCCATATAGCTTCAGGAAGGAATTCTGAAAGATAGACTTCAGAACAATGAAAAATAATGCTAGAAAGAAGGCCAATATGTTAAAAGAAATGTTGAGCAAAAACAATTACTAATTTGTATGTAATTCTAAAGATTACCAATTGGATATAGCAGTGATAGTCATGTCTGACTTGTGAGTTACAGTGCTATTaatgttattattaattattaatcttCTCATTAATGTTCTAGTTATACATCTTGAggatatatttatattactaaTATTTTTAGTTCATGAAAACTCATTAAGCTGTAAATTATGTAATTATGATGCTTATTTTACCACAGATGTTACACGGAGCCATGTCTTTGATTCgagcagttaggaggcagaggcaggcggatctctgaattctaaagcagccttgtctacagagtgagttccaggacagccagggctatacagagaaacactgtgccaaaaaacaaaaacaaaacaaaaagctcaaATGTGAATCAAAACAGTTAAAAGATAGTACCAGTTATCTTATGGGAAAAATGGCAAAGTAGATGAAAAACTTCCAAAAAAATACAACCTACTAAAGCTTACATCAGAATGAACAATATGTGTGGCTTGGTGGCCTTGTGGCACCTGAAAATGGGGGCAGAGGTTGTCTAATACTAACACCCTAGAAATTGTGCTGTTTACTTCTGTTGTCTGTTTGTTCCTTACTTCTGTTACCTCAGATCATTCCTAAGTAAACCAACTACATCTAGCTAATAGGCAATGGCATGAAATTTGACACAGACTTCCAGACAAACAAATTAGGAGTTGGCAAAGAGGGATCAGAACACTAGCTATGCAAACACTCGCATACTCACAGATAAATTATTAGTACTTAGCAATGTGTCATGCAGCAAATGGGGTATTATATCATGATGTGTGATTTAAATAATTGttgtaaaatgtttaacaaaatctATGCAAAAATGATCAGAGTTGCTATGTGAGTTAAGAATGCTGGGTACAAAATTCATGCACCAAGCCAATTGCGTATCTCTGTAACAGAAATAGATTAGAAAGTGGAGATGGAAGGTGTCACCGAAGAAGGCATCatcttttggtttatttattttttattcagtttacaTTCCAGCCACAGTTCTCCTTCCCACACCTCCTCCTGAGCCCcctcaacaaagcctggcacattaagttgaggcaggaccatgcCCCTTTCCCTTGCATGGAGGCTGAGTAAGACATCCCACCatggggaatgggctccaaaaagccagctcatgcaccagggatagatcctggttccaGTACCAGGAGCCCCTCAaataccaagctacacaactgtctctcacatgcagagggcctagttcagtcccatccaggctccacagctgttggtcaAGAGTTCGTGAATTCCCACAAGTTTGGTgttgtctctgtggatttccccaccataatcttgacctcccttgctcatataatccttcctgcctctctttgactggattcctggagctcagttTGGTGCTCGGCTATGGCTCTCTGTATCTGGTTCATcggttactggatgaaggctctatgatgagtTCAGGCCCCCTCCCCACTATTGCTACGAGTCtcagctggagtcatccttgtggattcctgggagtttttttttttttttttttttcgagttttcgagacagggtttctctgtggttttggagcctatcctggaactagctcttgtagaccaggctggtctcgaactcacagagatcctcctgcctctgcctcccaagtgctgggattaaaggtgtgcgccaccaccgcccggctcctgggagtttttctagtgccaggtttctccctaaccccagaatggctccctctatcaagatctctctttccttgctctccccctccatccttccccaaCTAGACCATCGCAGTCACTcatccccatcccctccccactGCCAGCCCCCTTTGCCCCCAGTTTACtgaggagatctcatctaatacCCCTTCCCAGGGCGATCCATGTGTCCCTCTCAGTCCTCCTTGTCACCCAGCGTCTCTGGGGATGGCATCACCTTCAACAGCACAAGATATGCAAACACCCAAGGAGAGGTGTCTGAAGATGCACAGGATTTGTATGAAGGAGCTGTAAAATTTAATTGAGAGAAATTGGATAAAGGAAGTCGATTAAAAACTTAATGCTTGCTGAATTGTTGGTGGACATAGCCCTCTCCCCCCATTTTGGATCTGTGGGTGTCACAATCAACCAGGAGCCACTGGCCCCATCCAGGCCTAAATCAGTGATGGACACAgctggtgcccccccccccccagactttTGTACTGTGTACCAAGGTCTCTAGGCCTgggcacagaagaaaggaaaagaaacagctcCATGCCATCCCCTATGGCTGGGTCACACAGTATTCAACCATCTGTGCCATCTGTGACCCAACCAAGAGCCCTGGTGCTGGGTGGTTGGACACCATTGTGGCGAGGATACAGGGTGAGGAGGTGGAAGACAGGAAGAGGCTAAATGGTTTGTGGATTGGGAAGAGGGGTAGATCCAGAGAGGTCAGGGTGGGAAGGAATGGGCTGATGTGAAATGCCAACTAGCTACCCAAGTCCGGAAGATTGCTGGGCCTGGGCTATGACCAAGGACTAGGTCTTGATCCAGGGCCCTGGAGCTGCTGAGGGggcctgtgttgatgtctgtggctcctctCATCACTGAGGGCCATGTAGAGACCTGTGGTCTGGGTCACCATTTGGAGCCacgttggtgtctgagggccgcACTGCCATGGGGGCCATCCATATATGGGTGGCCTGCAAAGCCACCTGGGGCTCTGGTGACACCCTGGCCTGTTATCAGGGACTATGTCTGGGTTCTTGAGACTGCCAAACCCAgtatctgtgttgatgtccctgGCCTATGTGGCCACCAAACCCCACATGGATGAGCAGGTAATAATGCCCTATGCCTGAAACCTAAACATTGACCAAATGTCTGCTGATAAAGAtgattgcaggaaggcagatctctgcagtcacctaggagagaggaacaaggcctggcagtgggaaactgttctCACGAAACAGATCTGAACTGTGGGAATTCATTCCCACATATTCAACAGAAGGGAAGTCAGCTACAGCGAAaattctacagcaaaggacagccacTTTATTCCCAACGCAATAATGCCAAAAGGTCTTGCCtttggtttagcctttaccaGATCCCTCGGTTCTGATAAGTCTCtcatgaaaagatggctgagcaatcgCTGTATAATGCTGTGGCTTGTAGCATGGAATCATCTGGACCAGGGCTCTGTCACATTCCAGGTCTGTGTTGCTGTCTGTGGCTCCTGAGACCATGCCGATATGAAGGTCTAGGCTGCCACATGGAgtcatgttggtgtctgaggaccATGCTGCTGTGGGGGCCCTGCTGGTCCAGATGGCCTTTGCTGCCACTTGGAACCATGGTGACATCTCTGCCTGGGCTGCTGCCTAGTTCTGTgactgggtctgtggtcctatcATAGCCAAGGTCTGGACTGACGCCCATGGCCACATAGATACCTGGAGACTGGCTGCAACTGGCCTTGAGGGAGTTCGAGGACCATGCTGCCACCAAAACATTCTCATCTGAGTAGTCTGCACTGCCCCCAGGGCTATGGTGTCACCTGGGCCAGGGCTGTTGCAGAGGGCCCAACAGCAGCTAGAATCTGAGTTACGTCTGAAGATCCTGCTGTCGTGCCACTGAGGGCCGTGTGGATAACGGGTCAGTGTCTGAGGACTGTGCCATGCCCAGAGCCAGGCTTATCTGGGTGGCCAGTGCTACCTACCACCTGGAGCCATCTAGGTATGGGCTGCTGCCTAGGGCCATGTCTGAGTTCATGTCCTGGCAGAGTTCAGGGTCTAATGTGCTGTCCATGACTCCAGTTGCCACCAAGGGCTTTGTGGATGCTGGGGTCTGACCAGCCACCTGG
Proteins encoded in this region:
- the Rpl22l1 gene encoding 60S ribosomal protein L22-like 1 isoform X3; this translates as MAPKDKKPKKSTWRFHLDLTHPVEDGIFDSGNFEQFLREKVKVNGKTGNLGNVVHIERLKNKITVVSEKQFSKRYLKYLTKKYLKKNNLRDWLRVVASDKETYELRYFQISQDEDGSESED
- the Rpl22l1 gene encoding 60S ribosomal protein L22-like 1 isoform X2, which codes for MAPQKDKKPKKSTWRFHLDLTHPVEDGIFDSGNFEQFLREKVKVNGKTGNLGNVVHIERLKNKITVVSEKQFSKRYLKYLTKKYLKKNNLRDWLRVVASDKETYELRYFQISQDEDGSESED
- the Rpl22l1 gene encoding 60S ribosomal protein L22-like 1 isoform X1; protein product: MAPVSQKDKKPKKSTWRFHLDLTHPVEDGIFDSGNFEQFLREKVKVNGKTGNLGNVVHIERLKNKITVVSEKQFSKRYLKYLTKKYLKKNNLRDWLRVVASDKETYELRYFQISQDEDGSESED